A stretch of DNA from Streptomyces venezuelae:
GCTGGCTGGTCGCGCCACTCCTGGCGGGCTGGAGTCTCCCAACGGAGCCGCAGACCACGTTGCTCGCGGCACGGCGCGCACGCGTACAGAAGGACACGGGGCTTGCAGCTACGGCCGGCGAACCGGATCGGCCGGGCTGTCCCGGAGGTTCCGACGTGCCAGCGGCACCACTGGACGGGGCGTTCGACGGCACGTTGTGTCATGCCGTCAGGATCTTGCGACTCTGTGTGTCGGCTCGATACCCGGACGGTAATCTCACCGTGGGATGGCTTCCCATCCCATTCGCGGATGACGGGAGCCAGCCGTGACAACCCCTCTCGTACCGACCGGCCTTCCGGACTGGGCGTGGGAGCGTGCCGAGGTTCGCCAGGCCCTCCGCGCTCGCAACATGGGCGCGGTGTTCAAGCACGTGCAGCAGTACAGCGGCGCCAGCCAGGCCAAGATTGCGGCTGCGGTAGGCATGACCCAGGCACGCGTGAACGAGATCATCAACGGGCGGCGGGAGGTTTCCCGGCTGGATGTCTATGAGCGCATCGCCGACGGCCTCACCATGCCGGACGATGCACGGCGTCTGCTCGGCCTTGCGGCCAGTCGCGAGAAGCGGTCCGGCGGGGCCGCCTTCGATCTGGCCACGTTCCCCGAGGTCATCCGCGTCTACTCCGCGCAGGCTTCTGCACGTGAGGAGATCCAGCAGCAGGCCCGCACGGCCAGTGCGCTGGACATCCTGGCGGTCCGGGGGCTCGGCCTGATCGGTTTGAACGACTCCATGCTCCGTGCGTACCTCGGCCGCCGTGAGACGCGCCTGTGTGTCCGGGTGCTCCTGCTGGACCCGAACGCGCCGGCCCTGGCGCAGCGCGCCGCTGAGATCGGGGAGTCTGCCGAATCGTTGGCCTCTGGTGTCCGGCTGGCCGAGGCGCGGCTCCGGGAGCTTTCCGCGGTCTGCGACGTCGAGGTGTACCGGTACGGCATGCTGCCCACCTGGCGGCTGATCCGTACGGACTCCATCATGTTCGTCGGGGCGTTCGACGCGGGCTGGGAGGGGCATGAGTCGGCCACGTACAAGGTCATGGAAACGCCCCACGGGCCGCTGTTCCGTGGGTTCCGGCGCATGTTCGAGATGATGGTCGAGGGCGCTGACCGCACAGTCTGAGAAGGGGATGGACGGATGATCGAGGCCGAGCTGAAGGCGCGCGTGCACGCGCCCGAGGAGACTCTCCGACGGCTGGACGAGCGTGCCGACGGCCGCGCCGAGGTGTACCAGGACACCTACTACGACACCCCCGATGGGGCGTTGGAGGCCCGGGATGAGGAGTTGCGGGTGCGCACGGTCCACGGGGCGGTGGAGACCTGCACGGTCCTCACGTACAAGGGCGCTCGGGTCGACGAAGAGACCGGCTCGAAGCCTGAGCACGAGACCCGTGTCGAGGACTCCGAGGCGGTTCACGCGATGCTCCGCGGTCTCGGCTACGTCCCGGCCATCGCCTTCGAGAAGCGGTGCAGGAACTACGACTTCGTGGCCCGAGGTCGGCAGATGCTCGCCACCCTGGTCCGGGTCCCCGAGGTGGACGGGACGTTCCTGGAGCTGGAGACGATCGCCGAGAGGAAGGAGCTGACGGCGGCGCTGGACGACGTACGCGCGGTTCTCGCCGAGCTCGGCATCGGTGAGGAAGACCTGACCCGCGAGCTCTACACGGACGCGGTCCGCGCCCAGCGGCTGTGAGACGGAAGCGCCGGCCATCTGCTCAGCGGGTCGGCTGGGCGACACGCTACGGCTTCTGGGGCGCGCTTCCGTCCGCGGAGCTGCGCGAGCGTCACGACCGGGTACTCGCCCCGGTCCGCCGCCCGCCGGACATGACGAAGGCCCCGGCCGTCACCCTGGGGAAGGGTGGTGGCCGGGGCCTTCGCTTACATCCGGTGCGCCGCACCCGCGTGGCGAACGCAGGCCGCGTGCGGCGCGAGGTGCCGGTCGGGAGCGGATGAGAGGGCCCGCTGGATCCCTACCGGCGATTCACATCGAGAGCTCAGCCCTGGAGGGTGGCAACCTTGGAGGCCAGCGCCGACTTCTTGTTGGCGGCGGCGTTCTTGTGGATGACACCCTTCGAGACAGCCTTGTCGAGCGCACGCGCGGCGGCACGGGAAGCCACGGTGGCCTTCTCGACGTCGCCGGCGGCCACGGCCTCGCGGGCCTTGCGGATCGCGGTCTTGAGCGAGGACTTGACGGCCTTGTTGCGCAGGCGCGCCTTCTCGTTCGTCTTGTTCCGCTTGATCTGGGACTTGATGTTCGCCACGAAAGAGCCTTTTCAGGTTCAGAGGTTGATCTTCGGATTGTGTCCCGACAGCTGAGAGGGCATACGAGACACAGCTGCCCAGGCTACCAGGCGCCCTTTGGG
This window harbors:
- the cyaB gene encoding class IV adenylate cyclase codes for the protein MIEAELKARVHAPEETLRRLDERADGRAEVYQDTYYDTPDGALEARDEELRVRTVHGAVETCTVLTYKGARVDEETGSKPEHETRVEDSEAVHAMLRGLGYVPAIAFEKRCRNYDFVARGRQMLATLVRVPEVDGTFLELETIAERKELTAALDDVRAVLAELGIGEEDLTRELYTDAVRAQRL
- the rpsT gene encoding 30S ribosomal protein S20, which codes for MANIKSQIKRNKTNEKARLRNKAVKSSLKTAIRKAREAVAAGDVEKATVASRAAARALDKAVSKGVIHKNAAANKKSALASKVATLQG
- a CDS encoding helix-turn-helix domain-containing protein; this encodes MGAVFKHVQQYSGASQAKIAAAVGMTQARVNEIINGRREVSRLDVYERIADGLTMPDDARRLLGLAASREKRSGGAAFDLATFPEVIRVYSAQASAREEIQQQARTASALDILAVRGLGLIGLNDSMLRAYLGRRETRLCVRVLLLDPNAPALAQRAAEIGESAESLASGVRLAEARLRELSAVCDVEVYRYGMLPTWRLIRTDSIMFVGAFDAGWEGHESATYKVMETPHGPLFRGFRRMFEMMVEGADRTV